A genomic stretch from Pontibacter liquoris includes:
- a CDS encoding SusD/RagB family nutrient-binding outer membrane lipoprotein, whose protein sequence is MKKLFIFLGIALAIAACTDNFEEMNINKKQATEVPAATLLSNAQRNLVDALTTPNVNSGIFRLLAQQWTETTYTEESNYDFATRNIPQFFWHSLYRDVLRDLKESKDIIAADESFTDPALQKNQLAIVEIMEVYTWTVLVDTYGDIPYFEALDYKNVAPKYDDDAAIYADLFTRLDNALASLDTAGSGSFTPGADLYYNGDVAQWIKFGNSLKLKMGMTIADVDPAKAQAAVTAAAPNVFTSNADNATLDYQETTPNTNPVWVNLVQSGRDDFVPANTLVDRMNELKDPRRAAYFTEFGGAGQYKGGVYGASNNFANFSHVSDAIQAPGYDATILSYSDVEFYLAEAAARGFISDDAASHYNAAITASMEEWGIPEAQVKTYLAQPSVAYNPGGDFRQQIGLQKWIALYNRGFEAWTEYRRLDYPQLVAPSTAEFDVVPTRFPYPANESQLNSSNYTTAASAMGGDLATVKVFWDVN, encoded by the coding sequence ATGAAAAAGCTATTTATATTCCTAGGGATCGCGCTTGCTATAGCGGCCTGTACGGATAACTTCGAGGAGATGAACATCAACAAGAAGCAGGCCACGGAAGTGCCTGCAGCCACCTTGTTATCGAATGCGCAGCGCAACCTGGTAGATGCCTTAACCACGCCCAACGTGAACAGCGGTATTTTCAGACTGCTGGCCCAACAGTGGACGGAAACTACTTATACCGAGGAATCGAACTACGATTTTGCTACTCGCAACATTCCGCAGTTCTTCTGGCATTCGCTCTACCGGGATGTATTAAGAGACCTGAAAGAGTCGAAAGACATCATTGCTGCAGACGAGTCCTTTACGGATCCGGCCTTGCAGAAGAATCAGCTGGCGATAGTAGAAATCATGGAAGTATATACCTGGACGGTCTTAGTAGATACGTATGGGGACATCCCTTATTTTGAAGCGCTGGATTATAAAAATGTGGCCCCGAAGTATGATGATGATGCTGCTATTTATGCCGACCTGTTTACCCGGCTAGATAACGCCTTGGCTTCGCTGGATACAGCCGGTTCGGGCAGCTTTACGCCTGGCGCCGACCTGTATTATAATGGTGATGTAGCGCAGTGGATCAAGTTTGGAAATTCTCTTAAACTTAAAATGGGGATGACCATTGCCGATGTGGACCCCGCAAAAGCGCAGGCCGCTGTAACTGCAGCAGCTCCGAATGTGTTTACCTCCAATGCCGACAATGCCACCCTGGATTACCAGGAAACAACCCCGAACACGAATCCCGTGTGGGTGAACCTGGTGCAAAGCGGCAGGGATGACTTTGTTCCGGCAAATACCCTGGTAGACAGGATGAATGAGCTCAAAGATCCGCGTCGGGCAGCTTACTTTACCGAATTCGGGGGTGCCGGCCAGTATAAAGGAGGGGTTTATGGGGCAAGTAACAACTTTGCCAACTTCTCGCATGTAAGCGATGCCATTCAGGCACCCGGCTACGATGCTACTATTCTGTCGTATTCAGACGTAGAGTTTTACCTGGCTGAAGCAGCTGCAAGAGGCTTTATATCAGATGATGCGGCTAGCCATTACAATGCTGCCATAACCGCTTCGATGGAAGAATGGGGCATACCTGAGGCGCAGGTAAAAACTTATCTGGCGCAACCCTCCGTTGCCTATAACCCGGGAGGGGATTTCAGGCAGCAGATCGGGTTACAGAAATGGATAGCCCTATATAACCGCGGCTTTGAAGCATGGACCGAGTATAGGAGATTGGATTATCCGCAACTTGTAGCACCCAGTACTGCCGAGTTTGATGTAGTGCCAACCCGATTCCCTTACCCGGCAAATGAGTCTCAGCTTAATAGCAGCAATTATACTACCGCCGCCTCCGCCATGGGGGGCGACCTGGCGACAGTAAAGGTGTTCTGGGACGTAAACTAA